The window CCACCCATTCTCGTACGGTTCTACACTCAATTTCGCCCCCTGAGCGTGTTTATCAATCTCACATTTTTCAGCATTGTTATATTTCGTCATACACGTTTTAAACGTGTCTATATCGGTTATATTTGTTTGATCCAGCACTTTGAAAAGTGCAAGATGGATATGTAACGGGTGATTATCCTCCGTTAGATTAATCACATTCCAAATCTCCGTTGTCCCAACTTTAGGTTTTTCGGTCACTGGGTCATCATATGACTTTGCATTGATATATAGATGAGTCGGTTCATCGATTGGGCTCGTGTACTCGTACATAGCAATGTAACGAGTTTTCGCCACTTGGGATAAAGTCGGTGTAGGATACTTGATCAACATTTTTGGTACACGCGATGAGTCGAATTCGCGTTGATGATTAATGATGAATTTCATAACTATCCCATTGTTCTCGTTCACTGGGTCGCCACCAGGGTAAGGATAGGCTGCTCCATTGTGTAATATAGCCGAATCGGTAgttgactttgaaaagtcaactACCACATCTGTGATCTCAGATGGCCCCAGAAGTATCTCTTTCACCGATACCGACTCCTCGCTATAAACTGAGTCAGACCCGACATGGATGAACTCTAAATCGTTCCCGAAAAGGAACTTAAAAAACCTCGCGTTACTAGCATTGATAATACGAAACCGGTACTTTCTCCTGCGTACATTCATGTACGGCCACGCTTTGCCGTTAACAACAATGACATCACCGAAATACTCGGGTTGCCATTGTGGATGAATTTTTGGATTATTTCCGACCGGATCCATGTAAATGGATCCATTAATACGGAAGCTACGATCAAAAACGACCAAGGGACGATCGTATTCGTTGCCAGAAGGTAATCCAAGTGGCGATTCTACGTGATCATCACGTATAATGTAGGCCCCAAACAGCCCGGCAAGAAGGTTGACTCTAGTCAACCCCATGGCATGATCATGGTAATATAAGTTGCCGGGCTGTTGTAAATTATGATAATGATACGTCTTTTTAGACCAAAGGGGCCCACACTGTTGGAACCCGGAAGTGAACCATGAATGTGAGTTACCGTCACTTTGGGGTTCATCGATCCCACCGTGAAGGTGAGTGACTGTTGGAATGCCCGTTTTTGTACGAGGGATAGCCGTTGGGATTGTCGGGTCCCATGGAAGGATGTGTTGTGAAGGGAGACGATTTTGCCACCTCACATAAGTGGAGACACCATGGACAGCTTCGATTGTAGGACCAGGAACTGTCGCATTGTGTCGCGTTTCACCGTATGCGAACACTTTAGAAGGTGGAAGATCCTTGTGAAATTTCTGCAAGTGAAATAAAAAAGAAAGAAACTTTTACTTAAATCTTAATTTTGTCTTTACACAATTTGAAGTTACATGGAAATCTGGGCATAAACATTGTCTAATCCTACATGTCCCAAATCTGATaaattgttataaaatataatagctTCATTCCAAAGTTCATTTACAATTGCAATCTATAAATGTATatgtttaatattaatgatactctgTATATATTCAAGTTAAAGTGTATATTTTGATTATGACTATGTAcatatgataatactagtaattaagACGGATGTGGTAATAAATAGATCAGATAATGCCACGATGTTTATAAACTAAAAATTCATTACAACTACATCGCAACATATATGTTTCTATATAGAATTAGCCATAAAACCAATTAACATCAAATAAACAAAATAGTTGTGGCAAGTAATTTTTTTAGTTTGTTATACAACACAATATGGCTCTACCACAAAaactacatatataaaatataatataaataactaAATTATATTGATAAGGTAGTACACCGAGTAGACACAACAATATGAACCTAACGTAGATTCTGATGTACCATAACAATAACATTTATGTTACTTAGAGGACTATGAGTTAACTCGTGAGTTATATATATGCATGTACGATATGATGTAACATAACATGGTAAACAAATGAATATGCTAATTTTCTGGTATAACATTAATCAACAATAGTCTATGCAAAAGTAAAGGAATAAACAACTACTCCGTACATATATTATATTACAAGGTAGGTCATAATATACTTTAGATTCACTTGATCTGACTACAGTCGCACTTAAGTATAATTTGTTTAAGCTAACATTGTTAGGTAAGTTATCCATTCGTTTCGAAATAGGTATTTACTTCTTTTTAAaagtattatattaaatttattacaGTATTATTTTACCGAAACTGTATCTT of the Rutidosis leptorrhynchoides isolate AG116_Rl617_1_P2 chromosome 5, CSIRO_AGI_Rlap_v1, whole genome shotgun sequence genome contains:
- the LOC139847005 gene encoding multicopper oxidase LPR2-like — protein: MMNTCLVIIIIQIQILGVFMVVYGDVGLVNPSKLKMFVDEIPDMPRIKGYHVVNGVKLPKALKITMFQKYWKFHKDLPPSKVFAYGETRHNATVPGPTIEAVHGVSTYVRWQNRLPSQHILPWDPTIPTAIPRTKTGIPTVTHLHGGIDEPQSDGNSHSWFTSGFQQCGPLWSKKTYHYHNLQQPGNLYYHDHAMGLTRVNLLAGLFGAYIIRDDHVESPLGLPSGNEYDRPLVVFDRSFRINGSIYMDPVGNNPKIHPQWQPEYFGDVIVVNGKAWPYMNVRRRKYRFRIINASNARFFKFLFGNDLEFIHVGSDSVYSEESVSVKEILLGPSEITDVVVDFSKSTTDSAILHNGAAYPYPGGDPVNENNGIVMKFIINHQREFDSSRVPKMLIKYPTPTLSQVAKTRYIAMYEYTSPIDEPTHLYINAKSYDDPVTEKPKVGTTEIWNVINLTEDNHPLHIHLALFKVLDQTNITDIDTFKTCMTKYNNAEKCEIDKHAQGAKLSVEPYENGWKNVYKMQPGHVTKIVVKFGYIHTNASYPFDATAEPGYVYHCHILDHEDNVMMRPLKLVK